From Mya arenaria isolate MELC-2E11 chromosome 1, ASM2691426v1, a single genomic window includes:
- the LOC128235708 gene encoding uncharacterized protein LOC128235708 — MQLTKVPHQNLRMWILSKMIKSYQEELPARNKTEETVKVESAASKKTRGRAGVKKVKDDEKIGNESKVLEKPKPERRKSSGKRKSSVDEMGDNKESVEDVTKDKQAAQEKLHQRLNQRKKNAREKTKGKK; from the exons ATGCAGCTAACAAAAGTTCCACATCAG AATCTGAGGATGTGGATCTTGTCAAAGATGATAAAGTCATATCAG GAAGAATTACCAGCAAGAAACAAAACTGAAGAAACAGTTAAAGTTGAAAGTGCTGCTAGTAAAAAAACTAGAGGAAGAGCTGGTGTAAAAAAAGTGAAAGATGATGAAAAAATCGGAAATGAATCGAAAGTTCTAGAAAAACCTAAGCCTGAAAGGCGAAAAAGTTCGGGTAAAAGAAAAAGTAGCGTTGATGAAATGGGTGACAATAAAGAATCAGTTGAGGATGTAACTAAGGACAAACAGGCAGCTCAGGAGAAACTGCATCAAAGACTGAATCAGAGAAAGAAAAATGCAAGAGAAAAGACTAAGGGAAAAAAGTGA